A window from Salvia miltiorrhiza cultivar Shanhuang (shh) chromosome 2, IMPLAD_Smil_shh, whole genome shotgun sequence encodes these proteins:
- the LOC131010778 gene encoding probable carbohydrate esterase At4g34215 yields MFLLICIIISAFFNLPSAAAGNAAAQPKSIFILAGQSNMSGRGGVVNDTWDGVVPPQCSPDPMILRLSAAAEWEEAREPLHRDIDVEKTCGVGPGMPFAHLARRRDPGIGVIGLVPCAIGGTNISEWRRGGRLYRQLMARAQAAVHGGGGLIRGLLWYQGESDTTNHEDARLYKRRLLRFFNDLRSDLLSPVLPVIQVALASGSGPYVDVIRKAQLELELELELPNLRCVDARGLQLEPDGLHLSTRAQVRLGHMLADAFLGITAPLPVQSSGANKRCNSFFLDLFFRWIR; encoded by the exons ATGTTTCTCCTCATTTGCATCATAATTTCAGCCTTCTTCAATTTGccgagcgccgccgccggcaatgcCGCCGCCCAGCCCAAGAGCATATTCATCCTCGCGGGGCAGAGCAACATGTCCGGCCGCGGCGGCGTCGTCAATGACACGTGGGACGGCGTCGTGCCGCCCCAGTGCAGCCCCGACCCGATGATCCTCCGCCTCAGCGCCGCCGCCGAGTGGGAGGAGGCGCGCGAGCCCCTCCACCGGGACATCGACGTCGAGAAGACGTGCGGCGTGGGCCCCGGGATGCCCTTCGCGCATTTGGCGCGGAGGCGGGACCCCGGCATCGGGGTGATCGGGTTGGTCCCCTGCGCCATCGGAGGGACTAACATAAGCGAGTGGAGGCGCGGCGGCCGCCTCTACCGCCAGTTGATGGCTCGGGCACAGGCAGCCGTGCACGGCGGCGGAGGGCTGATTAGGGGGCTTTTGTGGTACCAAGGTGAGTCCGACACGACCAATCACGAGGATGCTAGGTTGTACAAAAGGAGATTGCTGAGGTTTTTCAACGATCTCCGCTCGGATCTGCTTTCCCCGGTGTTGCCGGTGATTCAG GTGGCATTAGCATCGGGGTCCGGACCCTATGTGGATGTGATAAGAAAAGCtcagctcgagctcgagctcgaacTCGAACTCCCAAATTTGAGATGTGTGGATGCGAGGGGGCTGCAACTCGAGCCGGACGGGCTGCATCTCTCTACTAGAGCTCAAGTCCGGCTCGGGCACATGCTAGCGGACGCCTTCCTCGGGATCACGGCTCCGCTACCGGTTCAGAGCAGCGGTGCTAATAAGAGGTGCAACAGTTTTTTTCTCGACCTCTTCTTTAGATGGATTAGGTAG